Below is a window of Komagataella phaffii GS115 chromosome 1, complete sequence DNA.
CGTCAccagagaagaaaaaaaagggATTGTTTGGATTGTTCCGCTAGTATGTATACTCTAAGCACTCTTAGACACTGGATTATTATTCATTCTGAAAATTACGCTAACTGCACCCACCGCATCACCAAAGCGGCGTAGATCGTAATCGCCCGCGAAAGCTTCTCAGCTCATAGTCTCGCTGAAAATTCATTTCTTGTCACTAGATACTCTGAATCACACAAATCATGTCCGAAGAGATAACAAAAACAGAGGCATTGGGGTTTGATCCcacattgaagaagaagaagaagaaggctAAGAGTGCTGATCCTGAAGTTTTAGAGCAATCCGTTGACACCAAAGAAGGGGACGATGATCTTTTTTCCggattgaaaaagaaaaagaagaaggctACCGCAGCCACTGGGGAGGAAAAGGAAGTAGAGAAAGACCTCGCCGATGTAATGGGCGAGCTGAaactcaagaaaaagaagaagaaggctGCCGCCCCTGTAAGCGAGGACTTTGATAAATTGTTGGAGAAGGCCGGTGTTCTTGAGGATGACAAAGATGTCACCAAAGAGTCTACTCCAGAGGTAGAGACTACTACCGATTTGGGACCAAAGTATGAGGACATGTTATctagatttttcaaagtccTGAAACAAAATAACCCAGAACTGGCTGGAGAGAGATCTGGTCCTAAATTTCGTATTCCACCTCCAGTGGTTCAAAGAGAAGGTACCAAGAGAACTCTTTTTGCTAACGTTCAAGAAATCGCCACTGTATTACAAAGGTCACCAGAGCATTTGATTCAATATTTATTTGCTGAATTGGGTACATCGGGATCTATTGATGGTCAGAAAAGGTTGATCATTAAAGGTAGATTCCAACCTAAACAGATCGAGAACGTTTTAAGACGTTACATCATTGAATATGTGACATGTAAGACCTGTAAGTCTATGAACACCGAACTGAAGAGAGAGAGCGCCAACAGATTGCATTTCATTGTCTGTAAGGCCTGTGGTTCTACTAAGTCTGTGTCCTCTATCAAGACAGGTTTCCAAGCCCATGTTGGTagaagaaggaagatgtgaagttgaaaatggaaaatgTTTCGTTGGAGAGAGCCAGCTGTATAGTAGTAGATGTAGGTACATAATGGAGAAAGTAATAGCATTTTGGTTTCCTAAG
It encodes the following:
- a CDS encoding Beta subunit of the translation initiation factor eIF2, with translation MSEEITKTEALGFDPTLKKKKKKAKSADPEVLEQSVDTKEGDDDLFSGLKKKKKKATAATGEEKEVEKDLADVMGELKLKKKKKKAAAPVSEDFDKLLEKAGVLEDDKDVTKESTPEVETTTDLGPKYEDMLSRFFKVLKQNNPELAGERSGPKFRIPPPVVQREGTKRTLFANVQEIATVLQRSPEHLIQYLFAELGTSGSIDGQKRLIIKGRFQPKQIENVLRRYIIEYVTCKTCKSMNTELKRESANRLHFIVCKACGSTKSVSSIKTGFQAHVGRRRKM